In Dyadobacter subterraneus, a single genomic region encodes these proteins:
- a CDS encoding DUF1569 domain-containing protein, whose protein sequence is MALPDIFTKPVTEEVIVRIDKLTDKSQPLWGKMSGAQMLAHCCVSYEYVFDNKHKPPGKLMKFILKTFVKDKVTTEIPYKRNSATAPDFVIKGDRDFETEKARLTEYIRKTQDLGVNFFDGKESHSFGKLTIQEWNNMFYKHLDHHLTQFGV, encoded by the coding sequence ATGGCCCTTCCCGATATTTTTACAAAACCGGTAACAGAAGAAGTAATTGTCCGGATCGACAAGCTTACAGACAAATCCCAGCCATTGTGGGGAAAGATGTCGGGTGCGCAAATGTTGGCTCACTGCTGTGTTTCTTACGAATATGTGTTTGATAATAAACACAAACCACCGGGAAAATTGATGAAATTTATTCTGAAAACATTTGTGAAGGATAAAGTAACAACGGAAATTCCTTACAAAAGAAACAGCGCTACGGCACCTGATTTTGTCATAAAAGGAGATAGGGATTTTGAAACAGAAAAGGCGAGATTGACTGAATACATCAGGAAAACACAGGATTTAGGTGTGAATTTTTTCGATGGAAAAGAATCCCATTCATTTGGAAAATTAACTATTCAGGAATGGAATAATATGTTTTACAAACATCTGGATCATCATTTGACGCAATTTGGGGTTTAG
- a CDS encoding purple acid phosphatase family protein yields MSFSSRNNLLFLFISLGLAIIPAIGFAQENKSYPASKFPDRIILGWKADAAHSQAVNWRTDSTITKAIAMIHEADPAPDFQSNAKSVDAKTIAIILDGKQVKYHEVDFTGLKPATQYMYRVGDGKYWSEWFHFTTASEKNDLVSFLYFGDAQNDIRSLWSRAIRGAYSTLPKADFMIHAGDLINSSNADYQWGEWFEAGGWVNGMIPSLATPGNHEYYTDKAKKPHVSMHWRPQFALPENGPEGLTETAYYFDYQGIRFISLNSQEAILDSTILDKQAAWFEKVAVGHGMRWTIVMHHHPIYSTKNGRDNDEWRAKMEPLYKKYKVDLVLQGHDHTYGRGINMPLGQSRKKPDGPIYVVSVSGPKMYDIGLQNWMDRAASNTQLYQVITVNDGLLSFKAFTVSGDLYDSFNLEKDKKGQNTLVELSTTLKMQERLELPENLKKSFKAEQLEEYNKRFKEYKARKNLK; encoded by the coding sequence ATGTCGTTTTCTTCAAGAAATAATCTTCTTTTTCTGTTCATATCTCTGGGACTGGCCATTATACCAGCTATTGGTTTTGCTCAGGAAAATAAATCCTACCCCGCTTCCAAATTCCCTGACCGGATAATTCTTGGATGGAAAGCTGATGCGGCTCATTCCCAGGCTGTAAACTGGCGAACGGATTCCACAATAACCAAGGCGATCGCAATGATTCATGAGGCTGACCCAGCTCCTGACTTTCAATCCAATGCAAAAAGTGTTGATGCAAAAACAATCGCCATCATACTTGACGGAAAACAGGTTAAATATCATGAAGTAGATTTCACAGGACTGAAACCGGCAACTCAATATATGTACCGCGTTGGCGATGGAAAATACTGGAGTGAATGGTTTCATTTTACAACCGCTTCTGAAAAAAATGATCTGGTATCTTTTCTTTATTTCGGAGATGCACAAAATGATATCAGATCTTTATGGTCGCGCGCTATTCGCGGAGCTTATTCAACTCTGCCCAAAGCTGATTTCATGATTCATGCAGGTGACTTGATCAATAGTTCAAATGCGGATTATCAATGGGGCGAATGGTTTGAAGCGGGTGGTTGGGTAAATGGTATGATACCGAGTTTGGCGACACCTGGGAACCATGAATATTATACGGATAAGGCAAAGAAACCACACGTTTCTATGCACTGGAGACCTCAGTTTGCTTTACCTGAAAATGGCCCGGAAGGTTTGACTGAAACAGCTTATTATTTTGACTATCAGGGTATAAGATTTATTTCCTTAAATTCTCAGGAAGCAATTCTGGATTCTACAATTTTGGACAAACAGGCTGCCTGGTTTGAAAAAGTTGCTGTCGGGCATGGTATGCGCTGGACAATTGTGATGCATCATCATCCAATTTATTCTACTAAAAACGGTCGCGACAATGATGAATGGAGAGCAAAAATGGAGCCGCTTTATAAAAAATATAAGGTGGATCTGGTGTTACAGGGGCATGATCATACATATGGCCGTGGTATAAATATGCCATTGGGACAAAGCAGAAAAAAACCTGACGGGCCAATCTACGTGGTTTCCGTAAGTGGGCCAAAAATGTATGACATTGGTCTGCAAAACTGGATGGACCGTGCCGCTTCGAATACCCAGTTATATCAGGTTATCACGGTAAATGATGGCTTACTTTCATTTAAAGCATTTACAGTCAGTGGTGATTTGTATGATTCGTTCAATCTTGAAAAAGATAAAAAAGGACAAAATACGCTGGTAGAATTGTCAACAACTTTAAAAATGCAGGAGCGGCTCGAATTGCCAGAAAATTTGAAGAAAAGTTTTAAGGCCGAGCAATTAGAAGAATATAATAAAAGATTTAAGGAATATAAGGCGAGGAAAAATTTGAAATAG
- a CDS encoding DUF3891 family protein — MIVNYQENGWNIISQRAHGLLAGQICFNWKEKLHPELWMETIVATIEHDDAFNEFSWDESLLNKNGGPLNFKMRNFEEKKCEELLQMALFKSRYIGLLISRHIQFLHENSEDLAARKYCQNLKKLDKKWIKVAACSEEEVKHAYAILQWCDALSLIICQQLIQPENRKIEISTGPGNQCYMLHAPTENMLTVEPWPFEPENFEIHYESKTIAQLEFKNEDEFRQLLLKTEPVLHRFQFAKH; from the coding sequence ATGATTGTTAACTATCAGGAAAATGGCTGGAATATTATTTCCCAGCGGGCACATGGGCTACTGGCCGGGCAAATATGTTTTAACTGGAAAGAAAAGCTTCATCCGGAACTCTGGATGGAAACGATTGTAGCCACTATTGAACACGATGATGCATTTAATGAATTTTCCTGGGATGAAAGTTTGCTCAATAAAAATGGCGGACCTCTCAATTTTAAAATGAGAAATTTTGAAGAAAAAAAGTGTGAAGAGCTGCTTCAAATGGCACTTTTCAAAAGCAGGTATATTGGATTGCTGATTTCCCGCCACATTCAATTCCTGCACGAAAATTCGGAGGATCTGGCTGCCAGAAAATATTGTCAGAATTTAAAAAAACTGGATAAGAAATGGATCAAAGTTGCAGCTTGTAGCGAGGAAGAGGTCAAACATGCCTATGCAATTCTTCAATGGTGTGATGCCCTTTCGTTAATTATTTGTCAGCAATTAATTCAGCCAGAAAACCGGAAGATAGAAATAAGTACTGGTCCGGGAAATCAGTGTTACATGCTGCATGCACCCACAGAAAATATGCTTACCGTTGAGCCATGGCCATTCGAACCAGAAAATTTTGAAATACACTACGAGTCCAAAACCATTGCTCAGCTGGAATTTAAAAATGAAGACGAATTCCGACAGCTGCTTTTAAAAACGGAGCCTGTTTTGCATCGTTTTCAATTTGCTAAACATTAA